A genomic window from Vigna radiata var. radiata cultivar VC1973A chromosome 2, Vradiata_ver6, whole genome shotgun sequence includes:
- the LOC106756159 gene encoding uncharacterized protein LOC106756159 isoform X2 encodes MALLTFPHFSSHFLSRSSFQNIHSFSPTRRYCSIKATGTAILWFKHDLRTDDHPALLAASTFTSLLPIYVFDRRILSRFSDETLELLLLALQDLRKSLKDRGSDLMIRFGNADSVIQQLATEVKATCVFAEQEVEYELRLIIDVLKQRLKSVGGPQGSPRIELLQTPFYEVKDLQKLPASYDEFKKHRLPVTTPLQLSVSTLPGVEIELDWGVLPSYDDLKGFMTSSQRKSGENWRLIKEASAETVLRRKALESGDRIERSSNFGQTQSRERSGSVFVTKEGNAVGGGTNNVLNALAAYLRYLEGTARDDWQEVHERVRASESRDGASFIGLFGPALSLGIISRRRVYYEAIKYEQERNAGFLSPFGYSAATIAAAVDAVCSMEWYWLMALRNQINNDGVYSTRIWKWKGFLIEYTVAGEDGPAILLVHGFGAFWEHYRDNINGLAESGNRVWAITILGFGKSEKPNVVYTELLWAELLRDFIVDVVGEPVHIVGNSIGGYLVAIVAGIWSDLIKSLVLINSAGNVIPSYSFIPLSRVQDRQTSGASWLGSRILLFYLRLRTQELLKKCYPTRVERADDRLINEMLRASYDPGVLVVLESIFSFNLSIPVNFLLEDVKEKVLIIQGMKDPISDSNSKVAMLKEHCDGVIIKELEAGHCPHDEVPERVNTIICEWIIGVESKILVESPV; translated from the exons TCGACGCTACTGTTCGATCAAGGCAACCGGAACGGCGATTCTGTGGTTCAAACACGATCTCCGAACCGATGACCACCCCGCGCTTCTCGCCGCCTCCACCTTTACCTCACTTCTTCCTATATATGTCTTCGATCGCCGCATTCTTTCGC GTTTCTCCGACGAGACGCTGGAACTGCTTCTGCTTGCGCTGCAAGATTTGAGGAAGTCGCTGAAGGATCGCGGTTCCGATTTGATGATCAGATTCGGCAATGCGGACAGCGTCATACAGCAGCTTGCAACGGAG GTCAAAGCCACTTGTGTGTTCGCGGAACAAGAGGTGGAGTATGAGCTACGCCTCATCATAGATGTGCTAAAACAGCGTTTGAAGTCCGTCGGTGGTCCGCAAGGGAGTCCTAGGATTGAATTATTGCAAACTCCGTTTTATGAAGTGAAG GATTTGCAAAAGCTTCCAGCGTCGTATGATGAGTTTAAGAAACATCGACTTCCTGTGACTACACCACTTCAGCTGTCAGTGTCAACGTTGCCTGGTGTAGAGATAGAACTGGACTGGG GTGTTCTCCCCTCGTATGATGATTTAAAGGGATTCATGACCAGCAGCCAACGTAAATCAGGAGAGAACTGGAGGCTAATCAAGGAAGCCTCAGCTGAAACCGTTTTACGCAGAAAAGCATTGGAGTCTGGCGATAGAATTGAAAGAAGTTCTAACTTTGGGCAAACACAATCAAGGGAGCGTAGTGGATCTGTTTTTGTGACAAAAGAAGGAAATGCCGTAGGAGGTGGGACAAACAATGTACTGAATGCACTAGCTGCATATCTAAGATATTTGGAAGGAACAGCTCGTGATGATTGGCAAGA GGTGCATGAAAGAGTGCGTGCTTCTGAAAGTCGGGATGGAGCATCATTTATTGGTCTATTCGGTCCTGCCCTGTCTCTTGGCATTATTTCTAGAAGAAGAGTATATTATGAAGCTATCAAATACGAGCAAGAAAGAAATGCAGGTTTCTTATCACCCTTTGGTTATTCAGCTGCCACAATTGCAGCAGCAGTTGATGCTGTGTGCTCAATGGAG TGGTATTGGCTTATGGCTTTGAGAAATCAGATAAACAATGACGGAGTATACTCAACAAGGATATGGAAATGGAAAGGATTTCTTATCGAG TATACAGTTGCTGGTGAAGATGGTCCTGCCATTCTTCTTGTGCATGGTTTTGGTGCCTTTTGGGAGCATTACCGTGACAACATAAATGGTTTAGCTGAATCTGGAAATAGAGTTTGGGCAATTACTATTTTAGGATTTGGCAAATCAGAAAAGCCAAATGTTGTATATACTGAACTCTTGTGGGCTGAACTATTGAGAGATTTTATTGTTGATGTTGTGGGTGAACCAGTTCACATTGTTGGCAACTCAATTGGCG GTTATCTTGTTGCTATCGTTGCTGGTATTTGGAGTGATTTGATCAAATCCCTTGTTTTGATCAACAGTGCGGGCAATGTCATCCCAAGTTATTCATTCATACCACTGTCTAGA GTTCAGGACAGGCAAACTTCGGGGGCTTCCTGGTTGGGGTCTCGCATTCTTCTATTCTACTTGAGGCTAAGAACTCAGGAGTTACTTAAGAAATGTTATCCAACA AGGGTTGAAAGAGCGGATGATCGGCTCATAAATGAAATGCTAAGAGCA TCATATGATCCTGGTGTGCTTGTGGTGTTGGAAAGCATCTTTAGCTTTAATCTTTCCATACCTGTAAACTTTCTTCTTGAAGATGTCAAGGAAAAGGTCCTAATCATACAG GGAATGAAAGATCCGATTTCTGATTCCAACTCCAAGGTGGCTATGCTTAAAGAACACTGTGATGGAGTTATAATTAAGGAGTTAGAAGCTG GTCATTGTCCGCACGATGAGGTACCAGAACGAGTGAATACTATTATTTGTGAGTGGATAATTGGTGTAGAAAGTAAAATTTTGGTAGAAAGTCCGGTGTAA
- the LOC106756159 gene encoding uncharacterized protein LOC106756159 isoform X1 — translation MKVPQYRRKEWLKVVCRRKLPVQQISGSRGFGFLDLLVMALLTFPHFSSHFLSRSSFQNIHSFSPTRRYCSIKATGTAILWFKHDLRTDDHPALLAASTFTSLLPIYVFDRRILSRFSDETLELLLLALQDLRKSLKDRGSDLMIRFGNADSVIQQLATEVKATCVFAEQEVEYELRLIIDVLKQRLKSVGGPQGSPRIELLQTPFYEVKDLQKLPASYDEFKKHRLPVTTPLQLSVSTLPGVEIELDWGVLPSYDDLKGFMTSSQRKSGENWRLIKEASAETVLRRKALESGDRIERSSNFGQTQSRERSGSVFVTKEGNAVGGGTNNVLNALAAYLRYLEGTARDDWQEVHERVRASESRDGASFIGLFGPALSLGIISRRRVYYEAIKYEQERNAGFLSPFGYSAATIAAAVDAVCSMEWYWLMALRNQINNDGVYSTRIWKWKGFLIEYTVAGEDGPAILLVHGFGAFWEHYRDNINGLAESGNRVWAITILGFGKSEKPNVVYTELLWAELLRDFIVDVVGEPVHIVGNSIGGYLVAIVAGIWSDLIKSLVLINSAGNVIPSYSFIPLSRVQDRQTSGASWLGSRILLFYLRLRTQELLKKCYPTRVERADDRLINEMLRASYDPGVLVVLESIFSFNLSIPVNFLLEDVKEKVLIIQGMKDPISDSNSKVAMLKEHCDGVIIKELEAGHCPHDEVPERVNTIICEWIIGVESKILVESPV, via the exons TCGACGCTACTGTTCGATCAAGGCAACCGGAACGGCGATTCTGTGGTTCAAACACGATCTCCGAACCGATGACCACCCCGCGCTTCTCGCCGCCTCCACCTTTACCTCACTTCTTCCTATATATGTCTTCGATCGCCGCATTCTTTCGC GTTTCTCCGACGAGACGCTGGAACTGCTTCTGCTTGCGCTGCAAGATTTGAGGAAGTCGCTGAAGGATCGCGGTTCCGATTTGATGATCAGATTCGGCAATGCGGACAGCGTCATACAGCAGCTTGCAACGGAG GTCAAAGCCACTTGTGTGTTCGCGGAACAAGAGGTGGAGTATGAGCTACGCCTCATCATAGATGTGCTAAAACAGCGTTTGAAGTCCGTCGGTGGTCCGCAAGGGAGTCCTAGGATTGAATTATTGCAAACTCCGTTTTATGAAGTGAAG GATTTGCAAAAGCTTCCAGCGTCGTATGATGAGTTTAAGAAACATCGACTTCCTGTGACTACACCACTTCAGCTGTCAGTGTCAACGTTGCCTGGTGTAGAGATAGAACTGGACTGGG GTGTTCTCCCCTCGTATGATGATTTAAAGGGATTCATGACCAGCAGCCAACGTAAATCAGGAGAGAACTGGAGGCTAATCAAGGAAGCCTCAGCTGAAACCGTTTTACGCAGAAAAGCATTGGAGTCTGGCGATAGAATTGAAAGAAGTTCTAACTTTGGGCAAACACAATCAAGGGAGCGTAGTGGATCTGTTTTTGTGACAAAAGAAGGAAATGCCGTAGGAGGTGGGACAAACAATGTACTGAATGCACTAGCTGCATATCTAAGATATTTGGAAGGAACAGCTCGTGATGATTGGCAAGA GGTGCATGAAAGAGTGCGTGCTTCTGAAAGTCGGGATGGAGCATCATTTATTGGTCTATTCGGTCCTGCCCTGTCTCTTGGCATTATTTCTAGAAGAAGAGTATATTATGAAGCTATCAAATACGAGCAAGAAAGAAATGCAGGTTTCTTATCACCCTTTGGTTATTCAGCTGCCACAATTGCAGCAGCAGTTGATGCTGTGTGCTCAATGGAG TGGTATTGGCTTATGGCTTTGAGAAATCAGATAAACAATGACGGAGTATACTCAACAAGGATATGGAAATGGAAAGGATTTCTTATCGAG TATACAGTTGCTGGTGAAGATGGTCCTGCCATTCTTCTTGTGCATGGTTTTGGTGCCTTTTGGGAGCATTACCGTGACAACATAAATGGTTTAGCTGAATCTGGAAATAGAGTTTGGGCAATTACTATTTTAGGATTTGGCAAATCAGAAAAGCCAAATGTTGTATATACTGAACTCTTGTGGGCTGAACTATTGAGAGATTTTATTGTTGATGTTGTGGGTGAACCAGTTCACATTGTTGGCAACTCAATTGGCG GTTATCTTGTTGCTATCGTTGCTGGTATTTGGAGTGATTTGATCAAATCCCTTGTTTTGATCAACAGTGCGGGCAATGTCATCCCAAGTTATTCATTCATACCACTGTCTAGA GTTCAGGACAGGCAAACTTCGGGGGCTTCCTGGTTGGGGTCTCGCATTCTTCTATTCTACTTGAGGCTAAGAACTCAGGAGTTACTTAAGAAATGTTATCCAACA AGGGTTGAAAGAGCGGATGATCGGCTCATAAATGAAATGCTAAGAGCA TCATATGATCCTGGTGTGCTTGTGGTGTTGGAAAGCATCTTTAGCTTTAATCTTTCCATACCTGTAAACTTTCTTCTTGAAGATGTCAAGGAAAAGGTCCTAATCATACAG GGAATGAAAGATCCGATTTCTGATTCCAACTCCAAGGTGGCTATGCTTAAAGAACACTGTGATGGAGTTATAATTAAGGAGTTAGAAGCTG GTCATTGTCCGCACGATGAGGTACCAGAACGAGTGAATACTATTATTTGTGAGTGGATAATTGGTGTAGAAAGTAAAATTTTGGTAGAAAGTCCGGTGTAA
- the LOC106756160 gene encoding protein RFT1 homolog has product MSKNKDATNLSRTFKYLLATQFLSRGIPFIFNTWIVRHLTQEDYALYAVQFHLLVTCILFLSREGFRRACLRMDLKCDGNSMGDVVKLMKVVWMSFPLGIFITIVVCLFVFWWQQISYCSPHGQAILINGFACILELLAEPAYILSQSMVLLELRLMVETIATLLRCLTMYFLISKQTGIEKSIIFGLSQSAYGASLFLGYWGYLLLSQKLKVSYLFPFRKGKLIDFDQQLSKMCILFTFQSFRKLILQEGEKIVLVWLDTPYNQAVYGVVDKLGSLVVRLVFLPFEESSYATFARSASGQYPGKSKKLGNGLTESLKLVLLIGLVFMAFGPSYSYSLIRLLYGEKWSDGEASTALRCYCFYVIVLAMNGTSEAFMHAVATESQLKRSNDSLLIFSLIYIILNVLLIRLAGAVGLIMANSLNMTLRILYSAIFIKKYFQGSSSFSFYECLPSGWIILLLSGIITLISENVFLDRDNFWPSFMVHFSVGLGCFCVSSYVIYCREKTFIRRLIRFNDHVD; this is encoded by the exons ATGTCAAAGAATAAAGATGCTACCAATCTCTCACGCACCTTTAAATACCTATTAG CTACCCAGTTCTTGTCACGAGGGATTCCATTTATATTCAATACATGGATTGTAAGGCATCTCACACAAGAGGACTATGCG ctGTACGCAGTGCAGTTTCATCTGCTAGTCACATGCATATTATTTCTTAGCCGGGAGGGCTTTCGGCGAGCATGCTTGCGAATGGacctgaaatg TGATGGCAATTCAATGGGAGATGTTGTGAAGCTAATGAAAGTAGTGTGGATGAGTTTCCCACTTGgaatatttattacaattgtAGTATGCCTTTTTGTCTTCTGGTGGCAACAAATAAGTTATTGTAGTCCACATGGGCAAGCTATCTTGATCAATG GTTTTGCATGTATTTTGGAGCTCTTGGCTGAGCCTGCGTACATTCTCTCACAAAGCATGGTTTTACTTGAATTACGGCTGATGGTTGAGACTATAGCCACTCTGTTACGATGCTTGACAATGTACTTTCTAATCAGCAAGCAAACTGGAATT GAAAAATCAATCATATTTGGTTTGTCACAGTCTGCATATGGAGCCAGCTTATTTCTTGGTTATTGGGGCTATCTTTTGCTTTCCCAAAAATTGAAGGTTTCATACCTCTTTCCATTCAG AAAAGGAAAACTGATTGATTTTGACCAGCAGCTGTCCAAGATGTGTATACTGTTTACCTTTCAATCCTTTCGAAAATTGATCCTTCAGGAAGGAGAAAAGATAGTACTTGTATGGTTGGATACACCATATAATCAGGCAGTATACGGCGTGGTGGACAAATTGG GTAGCTTAGTGGTGAGACTTGTCTTTTTACCTTTCGAAGAAAGTTCGTATGCAACATTTGCAAGGTCTGCTTCAG GACAATATCCAGGAAAAAGCAAGAAATTGGGAAATGGCTTGACGGAATCCCTTAAGTTAGTTTTGTTGATTG gcCTTGTTTTTATGGCATTTGGTCCAAGTTATTCTTATTCACTCATTAGATTGCTTTATGGTGAAAAATGGAGTGATGGAGAAGCGTCGACTGCCCTCCGTTGTTATTGCTTTTATGTCATTGTTTTGGCCATGAATG GAACCTCTGAAGCCTTTATGCATGCAGTTGCAACCGAGAGCCAACTCAAGCGATCTAATGATTCACTACTTATATTCTcgttgatatatataattttgaatgtcCTGTTAATAAGGTTAGCTGGGGCTGTTGGCTTGATAATGGCAAATTCTCTCA ATATGACTCTGAGGATTTTATACTCTGCTATATTCATAAAGAAGTACTTCCAG GGATCTTCCTCATTTTCTTTCTATGAATGCTTGCCGTCAGGATGGATTATTCTGTTACTTTCAGGCATAATCACTCTCATTTCTGAGAATGTCTTTTTGGACCGAGATAATTTCTGGCCATCATTCATGGTCCATTTCTCTGTTGGGCTGGGTTGCTTCTGTGTGTCATCATACGTGAT CTATTGCCGGGAAAAAACATTCATCAGAAGACTCATTCGCTTTAATGATCATGTGGACTGA
- the LOC106756159 gene encoding uncharacterized protein LOC106756159 isoform X3, giving the protein MRTASYSSLQRRTEQVKATCVFAEQEVEYELRLIIDVLKQRLKSVGGPQGSPRIELLQTPFYEVKDLQKLPASYDEFKKHRLPVTTPLQLSVSTLPGVEIELDWGVLPSYDDLKGFMTSSQRKSGENWRLIKEASAETVLRRKALESGDRIERSSNFGQTQSRERSGSVFVTKEGNAVGGGTNNVLNALAAYLRYLEGTARDDWQEVHERVRASESRDGASFIGLFGPALSLGIISRRRVYYEAIKYEQERNAGFLSPFGYSAATIAAAVDAVCSMEWYWLMALRNQINNDGVYSTRIWKWKGFLIEYTVAGEDGPAILLVHGFGAFWEHYRDNINGLAESGNRVWAITILGFGKSEKPNVVYTELLWAELLRDFIVDVVGEPVHIVGNSIGGYLVAIVAGIWSDLIKSLVLINSAGNVIPSYSFIPLSRVQDRQTSGASWLGSRILLFYLRLRTQELLKKCYPTRVERADDRLINEMLRASYDPGVLVVLESIFSFNLSIPVNFLLEDVKEKVLIIQGMKDPISDSNSKVAMLKEHCDGVIIKELEAGHCPHDEVPERVNTIICEWIIGVESKILVESPV; this is encoded by the exons ATGCGGACAGCGTCATACAGCAGCTTGCAACGGAG GACGGAACAGGTCAAAGCCACTTGTGTGTTCGCGGAACAAGAGGTGGAGTATGAGCTACGCCTCATCATAGATGTGCTAAAACAGCGTTTGAAGTCCGTCGGTGGTCCGCAAGGGAGTCCTAGGATTGAATTATTGCAAACTCCGTTTTATGAAGTGAAG GATTTGCAAAAGCTTCCAGCGTCGTATGATGAGTTTAAGAAACATCGACTTCCTGTGACTACACCACTTCAGCTGTCAGTGTCAACGTTGCCTGGTGTAGAGATAGAACTGGACTGGG GTGTTCTCCCCTCGTATGATGATTTAAAGGGATTCATGACCAGCAGCCAACGTAAATCAGGAGAGAACTGGAGGCTAATCAAGGAAGCCTCAGCTGAAACCGTTTTACGCAGAAAAGCATTGGAGTCTGGCGATAGAATTGAAAGAAGTTCTAACTTTGGGCAAACACAATCAAGGGAGCGTAGTGGATCTGTTTTTGTGACAAAAGAAGGAAATGCCGTAGGAGGTGGGACAAACAATGTACTGAATGCACTAGCTGCATATCTAAGATATTTGGAAGGAACAGCTCGTGATGATTGGCAAGA GGTGCATGAAAGAGTGCGTGCTTCTGAAAGTCGGGATGGAGCATCATTTATTGGTCTATTCGGTCCTGCCCTGTCTCTTGGCATTATTTCTAGAAGAAGAGTATATTATGAAGCTATCAAATACGAGCAAGAAAGAAATGCAGGTTTCTTATCACCCTTTGGTTATTCAGCTGCCACAATTGCAGCAGCAGTTGATGCTGTGTGCTCAATGGAG TGGTATTGGCTTATGGCTTTGAGAAATCAGATAAACAATGACGGAGTATACTCAACAAGGATATGGAAATGGAAAGGATTTCTTATCGAG TATACAGTTGCTGGTGAAGATGGTCCTGCCATTCTTCTTGTGCATGGTTTTGGTGCCTTTTGGGAGCATTACCGTGACAACATAAATGGTTTAGCTGAATCTGGAAATAGAGTTTGGGCAATTACTATTTTAGGATTTGGCAAATCAGAAAAGCCAAATGTTGTATATACTGAACTCTTGTGGGCTGAACTATTGAGAGATTTTATTGTTGATGTTGTGGGTGAACCAGTTCACATTGTTGGCAACTCAATTGGCG GTTATCTTGTTGCTATCGTTGCTGGTATTTGGAGTGATTTGATCAAATCCCTTGTTTTGATCAACAGTGCGGGCAATGTCATCCCAAGTTATTCATTCATACCACTGTCTAGA GTTCAGGACAGGCAAACTTCGGGGGCTTCCTGGTTGGGGTCTCGCATTCTTCTATTCTACTTGAGGCTAAGAACTCAGGAGTTACTTAAGAAATGTTATCCAACA AGGGTTGAAAGAGCGGATGATCGGCTCATAAATGAAATGCTAAGAGCA TCATATGATCCTGGTGTGCTTGTGGTGTTGGAAAGCATCTTTAGCTTTAATCTTTCCATACCTGTAAACTTTCTTCTTGAAGATGTCAAGGAAAAGGTCCTAATCATACAG GGAATGAAAGATCCGATTTCTGATTCCAACTCCAAGGTGGCTATGCTTAAAGAACACTGTGATGGAGTTATAATTAAGGAGTTAGAAGCTG GTCATTGTCCGCACGATGAGGTACCAGAACGAGTGAATACTATTATTTGTGAGTGGATAATTGGTGTAGAAAGTAAAATTTTGGTAGAAAGTCCGGTGTAA